In Setaria italica strain Yugu1 chromosome I, Setaria_italica_v2.0, whole genome shotgun sequence, the genomic window ATCTTGCTTAGCCTAATAAATTAACGTGTTAACATCTTGCTTGGATTAATGTGCAGGGTTCTCCTGATCGTAACTTGTGTTGCGAAGCGATGCGTTCTCTCTCTACGGCCATGGCACGATCAGACCTAAAAAGATCCTCTGCAGTTTATACTTTAATCTGACAGTGATACTCGAGGCTCCAACTGCTTAATCTGCAGTTCGAGTGACAACTGCATCGCCTCCGACTTCGTGAACCATCAGCAATAAGACAGCTTTGGGGCGAACAGAAATCAGCAGTTCATGTTCATAATCGCAGGCAAAGAAGGCAACGGCAAATGTAAAGATTGAATACTCCAAAAAAACAAACTGCATCAACCATCAACAAATCAGCACACTGGCACTTCACAATCGCCGCTGACTGTAACCGGAATACGGTAAGGCCAGGGGGTTCATCCTAACCGCTTCCCATCCAACAAACAACATACACAGCCCAGGATCCAGATTCGGATTCAGATTCGACGCATATCATTCAGAAAGAAAGCGCAACCTAGTGAGGCAGGCACGTAACCAAACCTTTTTACAGCACACTTGGAATCTCACACCACAGAATACACCGACTTCGCCGCACGATGACCGAAAAACTGCAACCTGGATGCTCGACGACGAATGGAGAATGGTCGTGCTCTGGAGATTCACCATTTGCAGCAGCCGACACCATTATCTGAGGGTCCTTTCAGGAAGGATGTGCGTGAGTGCCTCATATAGTTGGGATATGCACACTACACATTTCTTTGCCTTTCCAGCTCTTCTCAATCCAGACGGTTGCATTGCGCCCTTGCGAGTGTCGAGCTCTTTTTACTCCTCGGCAACACTGGTCCGAAGCATTCTGGTTAATGCATGACGAAGATGCAGGAAAGATTGGTGGTGAAATCAGGAAGCAAACAAGGCATGTACTCACTGAATCTCAGTTCCATCCGCGCTGCTGCTAGATTGCTCAGCCACTTCGGACTTCTTCCTCCGATCGACTGGTTTTTTGAACTGCACCAGGATCATGGTCATGTTATCACACCCCTCTCCAGTGATTGTTGATGGAGCCAGGCATCTATCAAGCACTCTTTCACACACAGCAGATAGGCTGCTCTCCTGCATTTTTTTAGCAACACCCATAATCTGTCATTGCCTGGCACTTTAACCTTACCAAAAGTTCAGTTAAGCTGCCAATCTGTAAATATAAAGTGGCAGTGGCACTCACCTTGTTTATATGCTCATGGATGAAGTTCACCAGCTGTTGGCTTGACATGCAATCCCTGTTCATCAAACAAACATGTTAAATCTCTAAGAAGCTAATGACATGTTAAAGCCAAGCACTTGATAGAAGTAGGGATAGCATAACGTTTAGGATTTTGTGCTCTAGGAACTTGATGCACTTTAGCTATACAAAGCATGAAGGTACGAAATTGTAGGTAATTAGCCTTACCAAATGCCATCACATGCTACAACAACAAAGTCATCGTCATCGCAGAGCTCCACCTAACAAAGGACAAGATTGCATGAACGTTTAAGGGAAGGCAAACACTAGTAGCTTAACAGCTCCATAGCACATAATATCTTGCTGTACAACTTCAAAGAAGAATAAGATTTAGGGAGCTTACAACATTAATGTCAGGATTTGCTGTCACAATTTGCTTCTCAGGAGGCAGAAATTTGTTCTGTTTAAATTCCACATCACCTATAAAGAGGTACTTGCATACTTAAGGCACAAAGCAAGGTGCgctatattttttgaaaaaaaaaaaggtgcgaGAAAATGCTTACCAATTGCTCTTGACAAATTTAAACTCCCATTTACTCGTCCCATATGGATGAAACCTGCTGCCTTCATTATTCTTTCTCTCTCAACTGCAAGCTCAGGTTTGTGGTCCCTTGAAAGATTGTATGCCTATCATAGATGAGACATAGAACACAAACTCAGGCAGTCAAGGATATCCATTTTGCCAACTAATGAAAGAGCAAGAGTAGCATACCTTTCCAGCCCTTGAAATAACACACCGTGAATCACCAGCATTTGCCACAACAAGTTGGTTATTTCTTATTAGTGCTACACATGCTGTACTCCCACATGTCGGCCCAGCAAAATCAGAGTGAGGTCCCTGATAAAAGAATAACTCTGTGAGCTATTCCATCAACTTTATATCATAACTCAAACGTAAATAATCACAACACATGGACTTCAGAATATCAAAAAAATGAATTTCAGTTTTCATTATTAGGTCATAGTACATAATTATTGACAACAGAGTCTTTTGTGTTTGGGATCTTTGCATAGGTTTCTCTCTCCAACATAAAGTGCAGCTGTTATTGCAATTCACATTTGACACAGTTTACAAGGAGTTGAGAATCTGAAACGgataaaatatatatatctcAGTGAGAAAATAAATAATCTGTACTTCTATTTTAGAAAAGTGAAAGTGGCGGTAGAAAGTTGTATATATACCTCCTCAGAAGCCCAATCATCTTGTTGATTATTCGAATCACTGCCTCTTGGGGACCAAATCAACCCCTCTATCATACCACTAAACTTGTTTATCTTATCTCCAAGTGCAGATAGTTCTCGCCAACCTCTCTGTCCTCGCATCATTTCATCCATTCTGAAGTAGCATGACCAGATAATTAGAaattatcatcatcatgctgACAGTAATGCTATAAAATGTTGAAGGTTTTCATCTCATGTGGCATCTGGTTCACAATATACCTGAAGAAAGCTCTATGCACAGCACTGCCTAGGTCACCAGCTGAATAAGCTTCAGTTTTGAGAACTTGACTGTGCAGATATTTTGCACAGAATTTGGCAACCACTCTTCCTGAGTAAAGCAGACTTTATTAGGTGGCGCAATGTTAAGGAGATAATAAAAGCCTCTACAAATACTTGGCATAGCAGCATCCCTCGTGAGTAAAATAATGAGGAAACATGAAAAGCACTGATCTTTGTGAGGATGCTTACCTCCATGACCATCAAAAACACCAAAGAATGCTGTCTCACTATCAAGATCTAGCAATGCTGAATGCTGCAGGGTTGCACAGAATGTCAAACATTGTATTAACGAACGATTACAGAACTGGCGTGACCGATGAAATTGCTAGGATCACACCTTCAAATAAATAGCAATACGCATATAGTGCGACACTGAACTAATTAAAATCATTGTGTTAAAGCAAGTAATATCGGTTAACAATTGGTAAAAATACGGCTATGCCTCCAACCTATGAGAAATTATGGCTTGGTTCTTTGATTCTCTCTTAATCTATTTCGGGGGGTGAAACTGAACACATGCCCGCATTAACTGTAGCCCATAAAACGTCACTCATTCTACCTCCCAGAGTTAGtatttgtcgttgtcaagaattacgagtcaagactacggcaagtgaatttgttttctatgcgcgtaaggctcggatggttgcacgagaggacacggggtttatactggttcgggcaggaatagccctacgtccagtgtggggagctgctcgtgttactcgtgcagAGTTTGCAGTAgaggttacaaacaggcgagagagggaagctggtcccaagtctctgtgggtgtgcactgatgctcgtatGGAAGGGTTGTGAGTTGGAGGGCGCACTGGTTCACTAGAGAGCCGTCCCTGTCTCGGGCCTCCTGGTCCTCCTTTCATAACGTAAGGAGGACACAGGAGTTACAATTGATGCAGGGACCGAAGGGGAGTGGAGAAAGTAAATAGGGAAGTAATAGCGCAGGGAGAAGGACCGGGCCCCCGAAGTCGCCGCCTTCCCCTCCGGGCAGCGCAGGGAGAAGGACCGGGCCCCCGGAGTCACCGCCTTCCCTCCCGGTCCCTGTCTCCTGTCAGCATGACCACCGGAGGGGGATGGTTGTCATTGGGCCCCATCGACAACCCTCCGGTCGGCCGTTGTGGCCGGGCGTGCGAGATATGCGCGGTGTCCGACCGTTGTAGCcgtgcatgatgatgatgatgtccggccGCCGCAACTGTGCACATCGTGGTGGACGATCGGCCTCTGCAAGCGCGCTAACCGGGAGGCGCAGCTGCACGCCCCTGCCACCAGGCCGAGCGGGAGATCGGGCGGCGCATCCTCCTTTGTTGGGCGGCGTGggcgatgagtgccctatgCCGAATATCACAGCGGAGGCAGGacggtgcagctgtagcccCGTGCGATTGTGGCTACAGTGTACCGCCCGACAactgtggcgggtcacgtcgagaagcgcgggcgcctttctgcgcgtcaGAGCCGCATTCCGGGTACGCCCCCCATGgttcgcatttatggcaagatcggtgggggcccacgagatccgcgcccccGTCCGCTGGTCCGCGTccgccctcgggcgaggcgaagccctgtcttgtgggcccggatgcgtCCGAGCCCTAgcgcctggggtcgggcgaggctgagccttgcgacgaggggtcgggcgaggcggagccttgcggcgaggggtcaggcgcgtccgaccctaggaccatgggtcgggcgaggcggagtggaaTATTTCCCGTCCGTGccaagtcggcggaggtcactgtcgccgcaggtgggcccgggcccttaTGACCATTGTTTAAGGAGTACAaagaggtcgttaatatttccccccaacagtattCTAAAATGTTTTTCTACCAGCCTTCAGTGAGGAGGATAAACTACAGCCGCCATGCAAATAAAATGTGAAAAGATGATAATAGAGGAAACTCACAGCATCTTCCATGCTTGCACGCCATCCTTGCATAGACGAAAGACCAAATTTAAGCCTATCATTTTCCCCGTTTTCAGATAGCTTATCGGTTTTTGGAGTACTGAGGTAAATTCCCATACTTACAAGCTGTAGATTAGAAGATCAATCATAACGAAAGAAATCTATGGTCATTAACAAAAGTAAACTTAACAGAACAATGGCATACCAGGAATTAATCAGGCAACGTCAAGAACTTGACAAGTTAGACCAGTGTACTCACGAAGTCCTGCATCAACGAAAATTCAGTTCAAGTTCTCAGTAATTAGTAATTCTTACACTGCAAAGCTCCAACCAAAAGGCATCAACATGAGAAGAGCCAGCCTCTGATCGTCAAGAGTAAAACTAAAGTATAACTCGTCCAATGAACTCAAAAGGCATTTGAACAACATAAATAGGCGAATCACCAGAATAAACCAAACAGCAAAGAACGCGACCACCCAAAATACCACATTAACATGACAATATGCATTGGTAGGAACTAGGATGACTAATGCAGATGTAACATGACAAAGATATCTGAATAAAGGACCTAATAAATTTAGGGAGGTGCCATTTACTTCCAGGGAGGACATAGGATACGGTCCCCACTCCCCACAGGTATAATCAGCACAGTTCAAACCCCTTCATATAAGAAAAGCAATAATTGCACAGTCAGCAATCGGAAAAGGACAATTGAAAAACCCAAACCCAGGTACACCTGCACAGGAACGGAACCAGCCTAACCCCCCAGGGTACCATAAAATGTGATAAACTAGTACACTTTGGCCAACCACCATCCACAATTATCAGCGTGAATGACATGACGAATTGCTTCATAAGACACAAACAGCCtttcttttttcccaaaaaaaaaaggaaaaaggagtaGTGACGAATAATAAAATATATCCTATAATTGAAATGATGGGCGATGACAACATCAAACCGTGGGCGATGACTCCACCACCGCAGCTGCTTTTCCTTAAACCCAGAGTTAGGTGAGAGCTCGGAGCCCCACCACCCGGCGGGTGCTCCTAATATAAACGAGACAAGCTTATTTTTGATAAATATAGCCAATCATCGTTTGTTCGGTCGAAATGCAACAAACTTAGCATTACAGAAACAAGAAAATGGTTCGTTTGGACTGGATAAACGCACAAGATATTCCTAACAGATTCCATCGTATTCAATTCAATTATCGGTACCACTTCTAGGCGCATCTCAATTAAGGGTGGGAAAGAAAGGGCACACCCAGCCGACTGACTCCTTCAGGAACTGTAAGATCGGACTGCGACAAAACCAAACCACCCCCGCGCCTCCCAGAATCAACGCTGACAAGAAAAGATCCCAGGGTACAAAGCTTTCGGAAGGAAGAAAGtgaataacaaaaaaaaatcgcgGCCGTTTAGAAAAGATCCTTTCTTCATGAAATTGGCATGGGAATTTCTGAAGCAATGGCATTTCTCTTTTCCGCTCAACAACACAACAGACTCGCCTAACTGGGAAATTATTCTACTCTTGCaggaaatatatataaaaataaataaagaaggTCAGGCCACTGCCTGTCTCACCTGCGTCGGCCgagtgccgctgccgctggcggCAAGATCCCGCCGCCACTGGACCCGTCAACTCGTCACTCgaagcgccggccgccgcatcgGGCGGGGGTGGCTCAACGGCCTCTCACGGGGAGAACGGCGGCGATCGGAACGAACAGAGGAGGatgcgggaggaggagaggaggagaagaggagaaaggaAAGCGAGAGAATGCTGCCTGCCTGAGATGGGTGGATGCCACGAGTGACGACGGAGAAGAGGGGATCAGATGCGCTGCACTGCTACTGGTAGCCTGGCAGTGGTGGCAGTCAAACACTCGAACCCCACTGCcccgcggggccgccgccggcgtggtggCCCACCTGTCAGGGGATGCCAGAGCCCCCAGAGCAACGCGTTCTTCGCGCTCCTGGCTTTTGGCCGAATTTCACGAGGTTTTTGCGGGAATTTTAACGGAAAGCAGCTCGTTTTCCGTTGGCAGCAAACGCAGGGAAAAAGAAGATTCAGATCCGGCCGGAGAATGAAAGAATTCATTCACGGGGCAGGAGCTTCTCTGATCCGGAGCCGGGAGCCCGGGATCAGGGGACCGGGGCGCCACACACAAGAGGGCAGTGGCCTTTCGGATCGCGGAGGGCCGCGCCGCTGGTCACTGTCTCTCACTGCCACTGGTGACCTCGTTGCCGCTGGGGATATTGTTTCAATGCGGCATGGCATCCATGATTCCATTTCCATCCGGGTGTTGCTCTCACTGGGACCCTGGCACTGGCGGCTCCACGGTCACTCGTCACCTGGACTCGCATGGGGTTACTGCTACGTGCACTGCATGCACGGGTGCCATCCATCCTGGTTGAGTGAGGTTGACAAGAGCTACTTCAACAGTTCAACGGCCTGGTGAGGAACTGACGATCGACCATGGGATACTGGGATCCTTTAAAAAACGactgctgtttttttttctcgactTGGTTTGAAAATTGAGTCggctctgttcgcttcagcttgtCAGCTAGCTTATCAGCCatcgaacagtatttttctctcataacaaatcagtcgtttcagcttttcagctgacTTAGCTGGTCCTCGAATGGTTTTATCAAAATTCCTGCTAACCTCGTCACTGTCCGAAGGCGGGCGGGTTCATCTCATCGGGTCAAAATTTTTTCCCCTCGCTTTCTCTGTCCTGAACTGGGGAGGGGTCCAAGCTCTagaaaaggagaggaaaaagaTAGGACTAGGGTTGAACTTGCCAGTTGCCACGGTAGGTGAGATCAGATCGGAGGTTGCTCATCCTTCATCCATCACACAAATCCTTCATCCATCACACAAGGTAAAGCTGCTTTTGggctttgttaaaaaaaaaaagaaacagccCGTTTGCCTCATGTGCCGAAAGCAAGCAGCCAAGCAGGTCGCTGTTGCTGCTAATGATCACTGCGTCAGATCGTTCCGGGTCTGGGCACGCACCGGTACCGGCACCACGCACACGTTTCGTGCTCGTGTTGGCGCGTGCTTGCTGACGCGTCAGCTACTTCTGGTAGCATAGGATCTGACGTCCAGAAGCTGGTAGCATCTCTCCCTCATCTATCGGATCACTTGTtggggaggagggggttaaaaCCCCCATCACATCAatatttgacactaattaggagtattaaacctagactaattataaaactaattacacaacccctaggctaaatcgcgagacgaatctattaagtctaattagtccataatttgacaatgtggtgctacagtaaccattcactaatgatggactaattaggcttaatagattcgtctcgcgatttagcctaggggttctgcaattagttttgtaattagcttatgtttagtcctcctaattagtatccgaacatccgatgtgacagggctaaagtttagccccctcctcccaaacaccccatttgATTATCTAACTGCTTACTAACAAGATTTATCTCTACATTGAATTGCACATTTAGGGTGGCTCCTTCGATGAAACAGTTCTTCACTAGTGTGGATGTGTATGTAAGTATGTTGGCGGTATCTTGGAATCGGAGCTATGGGAATATTAAGGGTTTTTAGTTAGGTATAGTTTTATATTATTTTAGAATTGAACAGCTAGCTAGGTGTAAACCACTTTATTTTATTCTACGGACTCTAAATCTTGCATAAATCACAGAGCTGTAGGTGATGTCCAATCATCATCTAGAAAAGGCACCTATAACTATAAGAATGGATGGATGGTGATCTTCTAAATTTTAGTCAGTATCTACTGAGTTCTTTTAAATATGACCAATGCATAGTAGTAGAGGCATGTAAATATTGACAAACTTTACTAATTAAAAAGGAAATATGTAGCCTATTCGATGTCAAACGTTGCAATACACGGACAATACTTGTGTACTCTGTTGCAGCTTTTCGTTCCTATCTTCTTCCGTAGCCCTACAGCCATGTTCCACCTCTGCCGCAGCAGCGAATGCCCGAATCAAGCAGGCGCGAGAGACCCTTGTCAAGGTCTTTGCCGGCTCAATGCCTAGCTCCGACTCATCCACGTCTCGCCCAAGAGACCATTTGGTGGAGGAGAGGCAAAAGCAAGGCCCAGTTGTTTGCACGCTTGGCCCTTCTTCCTCCACCCATCTATCCCTCTTCGTCATCTGCATGGAGAACCCATTTTCCCACTCCGAATCACCCACTAGATCAGCTGGCATTCAAAAATTCAAGAACGTCGGATTCTCCCTAGTTGCAATATTCTCCAACTTCGGATCCACCACGTATGAAAAAGCATGTTCCCACAGTAGCGTCAGCGTTTAAGCATGTGTCAAAAGCATGCATAGACAgtataaaaaaaacatgcataGACAAGTAGTAACACGTGCTCACATGCTCCGACAAGATAAAAGCAACACATTCGCCTGCAGAGTCGACGAGTCGTGCAGGATTTCAGACGCAAACGTGACGTGAGCACCTTAGCCTTCACTTTCAGTGAATGCGCCGACATTCACCAAAGATGCTGTGCAAGATCCACGTACAACCCTACCTGGTAGGGTCCCGCGGATGTCCAATGAAATAATTCTTGGTGTATTCAACATTGGCTTTGGCATAAACTGCACATCGGGTTCATCTTATCCGCAAAATTACCTATTACAAACAGATCGTGTCTACAAAAACATCACCTTAATCCTCAAAACTCCGCTTGCAGACAGGTTCTCTAAGGCGCGGAGCAGGCCAGGAAACCTGCCGTGGCGCGGCAGATGTTTAACTGATGTAAGCTCGAATGTTACCTTGCTCCGGGGTCCTTGTTCTCAGGCAAATGATGAATGGTGACAGGGACTTCGGGTATCGGTCACCTTCCCTTTCTCCTGTCCTTCTCCCTGTCTCGGCTCCTGTCGTAGTGGTCATCGCGCCCTCGGCTCGTGCTTTTCTCACGTGCTCTGTCCCTACCGGCATCATTGCCATGGGATCGATCTCTGCCGCGGTTGTGCTCTCGGTCCCTCTCCTGTGACTTCCTTGGAGGGCTGCGGCTACTACTCTGGCTCCGACGCCGCTTCCTAGCATAATCATGTGCATCGTCGTGCTTCTCTTTCCGCTCCAATGATGTTCTTTCTGCAAAATTAGATACCATTTATATAAGATACGTAGCAGAGAAAACAGGGGAGGTTGTACACTGAAAGAAGTGTGAGGGGGTACAACATGGGTCAATGTTACCGCATGAACTAATAATGACAGTGCAAAAATCTCAGAGACAAAATATGTGTGTTAATGAAAAAGAAATGCTATTGTCAAAAAACAGGATACGTCATACCAGAAGACCGCTTGCTGTTTGCACCAACAGTTGAAGTGGATAAACCATATTCGGACTGAAGACGCTTCCGATGGCTGGCAACCTTCTTCTCAATCTCATCCATGTTGCGCAAACCCTGCTCTTCAAGAGATTCACGGTACTGCATGACAGAAATCTCAATCTGCCTTAACTTCTGCCTGTATTATCAGGGAAAACATGTGCTTGGTTAACACTCATATAAGAAATAGTAAGGAAATGGTAAGAAGATTGAACATGAAGGATACGTACCTATGctcttcatcaacaatcgtttcttgatgatgacttgcatGATCAGTACTAACTTCTGATGTATCGGCATTTCCTAGCTCACCAGCATCACTTCCAGATGAATAGCTTAATCCCAAGCCTCGACCACCTTTTCTATCTTCATCATCGTCAATGTCATCCTCTCGACTCCATTTAGAAGCTGGTAAAACAGGATCATATTTTGGCTTCTTGCTTGGAAATGATTCAAGTTCAGCAGAAGCAGACTCTCTAGTGCGCCCATTGCCAGCTCCCATACTGTTCCGGGAGACATCTAATTCATCACCATTAGGAGTTTCTCCAAATCTTGATGCACTACGGGCATTAAAACCGCTGTCCTCTCTTCCAATTTTATGCTGTTCCCCTTGCGCATGTTTCATGTCAACATCTTTCTCATATACTCGTTCCTTCTCAGCCTCTTCCAAGTTAAGCAACCTGGCAACCATCATCTCTTTACCACCAGATAGTGAGAGGCCATTATGTCTACAACGGCGCTCAAGTTCAGCTAGTGGAAGCCCTAATAGCTCctttgttgctgctgcttttcCTGTAGCCAAGGCACCATCTTCATTAAGCTTAAATCCATCATTTCCATCCTCAGAGCTACCTTTCTTTTCAATTTCAGGTGCATCACCGCATAGCGAGTGAAATGGAACAACACCTGAGTTGCCTGATCTAAGGAAAGTAGCCCTCAGTCCATTCAGAAATGCATCAGAAAACAAGAACCAGTCTGCCCACACTTGCAGAACTTTCATAACCCTCTCCTGCAAAACAGTAATAAATTCAAGCAATCATGTAAGAACATCAAGGACAAAAATAAATTCAAGTATTCAAGAAATGGCACAATATAAATCACCTTCAGAGCTTCAGCAGTAATCCTTCCAGTGATACTGCGGTACAAGTCATTGAAGCTCTCCATAACATCTGGCAGAGAAGCTTCGAACTTTGTTCGGAATGCAGATGCATTCTTCACAGGAGCACTACTGTTGTGAAGGATGTCGGACACTAGCATAAGCCGAGCAACCTTGGTTGGAATAGGTGTCTCCTTGAGTGTCAAGGATTCTGTAAGAACCTCAACAATCTGAAATACAATAAACCAATGAGTATTCATGCAATGAGAACTACACAAGAGATATCATTTGGATAAGAGAAGTCTAAAACACCAGAATACAGTACATTGCTTGAATTACAAGATTATAACGACAATTAAACTTAACTGCAAAGATAAAATCTACAAGCAAAACCAGGTCCCAATAGTCAATATGATCACCTAAACCATGCCATGTAACAGAACAGGAACCAAATTAAATATAAGATACATTAGTGAAGGGGCAAAGATTGCATTTCATCAATCAGTGAACATTTTAAATGTTGCCAGCAATCAGTGTATAAATATACTGTACATGTCACCAATTTTTACCCATTTCTGTTTTAAAGATAAATCTTATCAGCCATCACAAGGGTTGTCCTTCAAATAGACAGTCAAGACCATGACCACAAAACAAATCTGTTAAATACATAAACCCATTGTTGTGGACACGTAACTAGCTGCTAACTTATCTCTATGTAGGTGCACATTTAAAAAAAAGTAACAGTACTGTGTAAGcaatgggaaaaaaagaaaaggaagatcaAATTAGAAGGTAGGCTGTACCTCCCCAGCTGCATCAGCATTATCCAAGGCAAATCCCATGGCCTCTTTTATTTGACTCCTCTCCAATGACAACGAACGTAGCATGTCCTCAAATTCATCACGCTGTGAGTCAGTCAATGTACGCTCCACTTCAACACGCTGAAGAAGGGGAAACGGCAAATTAGCCTTGTAaaccatttatttattttattttattttattgagaTAAATAGAACAACTAATTATGCTACATCAAAAGGTGCAAAGAAAACTGACTAGGTCTAACAAACACTTACCCTGCTTCTACCAGCAGCAAATGTAGATTCCTTTTCACGTTCAGGGCTTCTGTTGGATGACAAGGGAGGTGGAACCCATCTGAAATAGCACATTGCATATTATATTTTGTCACAAGAAAGTCAAAGCACAGATTCCAAATTCCATGCGCATTGGCCTTATTAAATACCATTATTACTGCACAACGATATTACCTTCCACTTCCTGTGATCATTATGTATGGTTCTGTTCTCCATCGTTGTAAAGTATCACCCTATGTTACAACATCACAAGCTGTTAGCACTCTTATCAGAAATCTGTTCATAGTTACTTGAAATTTTATggatgtaataaattgtgatCCAGTTCTCAAAAAGGTATGTTCCAGCCATGATACAGTGATAGATGAAAAGTTCTGTGGAGCAAGGAAAAACATATTCCCAAACGTTCCAAGAAACTAAATAAGTAATGTTCATTTGACAATTTAACAAGTTCTTGCACAACTTATGCAATGGATGACAAGCCTTGCTTGCTGCTATCTTTGGTAGAAAAACTCGAGCTTATGTTTTACTCGTTTGACTTCCAACTAAGAACAGTAAATATGATAAACAAAAAGGACAACACTATTCTATAGTTAGAGAATAGAGATGTAAATTTAGAATTTTGATGAAATATAGACAGCAGCAAGTACCTGAGCAAAGGAGTATAGCCTCCAAACATAGTATGTGTGCTCTTTAGATTTAAGA contains:
- the LOC101757462 gene encoding probable protein phosphatase 2C 11 isoform X1, translated to MGIYLSTPKTDKLSENGENDRLKFGLSSMQGWRASMEDAHSALLDLDSETAFFGVFDGHGGRVVAKFCAKYLHSQVLKTEAYSAGDLGSAVHRAFFRMDEMMRGQRGWRELSALGDKINKFSGMIEGLIWSPRGSDSNNQQDDWASEEGPHSDFAGPTCGSTACVALIRNNQLVVANAGDSRCVISRAGKAYNLSRDHKPELAVERERIMKAAGFIHMGRVNGSLNLSRAIGDVEFKQNKFLPPEKQIVTANPDINVVELCDDDDFVVVACDGIWDCMSSQQLVNFIHEHINKESSLSAVCERVLDRCLAPSTITGEGCDNMTMILVQFKKPVDRRKKSEVAEQSSSSADGTEIQMLRTSVAEE
- the LOC101758144 gene encoding protein RRC1 isoform X1, with product MSSKKVPYHKHREAEEARKKREEDEAARVYAEFVESFKGDSSSGAKFVRGGVIDPNAKLKADPEGGKSKDGGSVPKKGSRYVPSFLPPSFSKEPEKKKEEERPKEKGKPRVIDKFLEELKFEQEQREKRNQDRDHRRDRHSDSSMPSSRFDELPDEFDPTGRFPGSFDDGDPQTTNLYVGNLSPKVDENFLLRTFGRFGPIASVKIMWPRTEEERRRQRNCGFVAFMNRADGQAAKDEMQGVIVYDYELKIGWGKSVALPSQALPAPPPGHMAIRNKEGGSVILSGPGGPAIASVTPQTSELVLTPNVPDIVVAPPDDGRLRHVIDTMALHVLDGGCAFEQAVMERGRGNPLFDFLFDLKSKEHTYYVWRLYSFAQGDTLQRWRTEPYIMITGSGRWVPPPLSSNRSPEREKESTFAAGRSRRVEVERTLTDSQRDEFEDMLRSLSLERSQIKEAMGFALDNADAAGEIVEVLTESLTLKETPIPTKVARLMLVSDILHNSSAPVKNASAFRTKFEASLPDVMESFNDLYRSITGRITAEALKERVMKVLQVWADWFLFSDAFLNGLRATFLRSGNSGVVPFHSLCGDAPEIEKKGSSEDGNDGFKLNEDGALATGKAAATKELLGLPLAELERRCRHNGLSLSGGKEMMVARLLNLEEAEKERVYEKDVDMKHAQGEQHKIGREDSGFNARSASRFGETPNGDELDVSRNSMGAGNGRTRESASAELESFPSKKPKYDPVLPASKWSREDDIDDDEDRKGGRGLGLSYSSGSDAGELGNADTSEVSTDHASHHQETIVDEEHRQKLRQIEISVMQYRESLEEQGLRNMDEIEKKVASHRKRLQSEYGLSTSTVGANSKRSSERTSLERKEKHDDAHDYARKRRRSQSSSRSPPRKSQERDREHNRGRDRSHGNDAGRDRAREKSTSRGRDDHYDRSRDREKDRRKGR
- the LOC101758144 gene encoding protein RRC1 isoform X2, with the translated sequence MPSSRFDELPDEFDPTGRFPGSFDDGDPQTTNLYVGNLSPKVDENFLLRTFGRFGPIASVKIMWPRTEEERRRQRNCGFVAFMNRADGQAAKDEMQGVIVYDYELKIGWGKSVALPSQALPAPPPGHMAIRNKEGGSVILSGPGGPAIASVTPQTSELVLTPNVPDIVVAPPDDGRLRHVIDTMALHVLDGGCAFEQAVMERGRGNPLFDFLFDLKSKEHTYYVWRLYSFAQGDTLQRWRTEPYIMITGSGRWVPPPLSSNRSPEREKESTFAAGRSRRVEVERTLTDSQRDEFEDMLRSLSLERSQIKEAMGFALDNADAAGEIVEVLTESLTLKETPIPTKVARLMLVSDILHNSSAPVKNASAFRTKFEASLPDVMESFNDLYRSITGRITAEALKERVMKVLQVWADWFLFSDAFLNGLRATFLRSGNSGVVPFHSLCGDAPEIEKKGSSEDGNDGFKLNEDGALATGKAAATKELLGLPLAELERRCRHNGLSLSGGKEMMVARLLNLEEAEKERVYEKDVDMKHAQGEQHKIGREDSGFNARSASRFGETPNGDELDVSRNSMGAGNGRTRESASAELESFPSKKPKYDPVLPASKWSREDDIDDDEDRKGGRGLGLSYSSGSDAGELGNADTSEVSTDHASHHQETIVDEEHRQKLRQIEISVMQYRESLEEQGLRNMDEIEKKVASHRKRLQSEYGLSTSTVGANSKRSSERTSLERKEKHDDAHDYARKRRRSQSSSRSPPRKSQERDREHNRGRDRSHGNDAGRDRAREKSTSRGRDDHYDRSRDREKDRRKGR
- the LOC101757462 gene encoding probable protein phosphatase 2C 11 isoform X2, with translation MGIYLSTPKTDKLSENGENDRLKFGLSSMQGWRASMEDAHSALLDLDSETAFFGVFDGHGGRVVAKFCAKYLHSQVLKTEAYSAGDLGSAVHRAFFRMDEMMRGQRGWRELSALGDKINKFSGMIEGLIWSPRGSDSNNQQDDWASEEGPHSDFAGPTCGSTACVALIRNNQLVVANAGDSRCVISRAGKAYNLSRDHKPELAVERERIMKAAGFIHMGRVNGSLNLSRAIGDVEFKQNKFLPPEKQIVTANPDINVVELCDDDDFVVVACDGIWDCMSSQQLVNFIHEHINKESSLSAVCERVLDRCLAPSTITGEGCDNMTMILVQFKKPVDRRKKSEVAEQSSSSADGTEIHVAEE